Proteins co-encoded in one Hymenobacter swuensis DY53 genomic window:
- a CDS encoding carboxypeptidase-like regulatory domain-containing protein codes for MPARYTLTVPQPCHESWAAMTPAAQGRHCAACDKVVVDFTRLTDAEVVAFLSRPTGPSCGRFQTEQLNRPLRATAEAPASRRWLAAALAVLGLGVAGPVAAQTRLVAPQEQRVLLGETVAPAATSPNRSIRGRVTDAATGAGLPGVTVLLTNTTIGVSTNSDGTFELPGLSAAASQLTVASIGYFTQQVVLADFKGQDIYIKLAVDEKAMNERIVVGGCSVSPWYSPRSLWQRLTQPFRRH; via the coding sequence ATGCCTGCCCGCTACACCCTCACCGTTCCGCAACCCTGCCATGAGAGCTGGGCCGCCATGACACCCGCCGCCCAGGGCCGCCACTGCGCCGCCTGTGATAAGGTAGTAGTTGACTTTACCCGCCTGACCGACGCCGAGGTGGTGGCTTTTCTGAGCCGGCCCACCGGGCCCAGCTGCGGCCGGTTCCAGACGGAGCAGCTGAACCGCCCGCTCCGGGCCACGGCCGAAGCACCGGCTTCGCGTCGGTGGCTGGCGGCTGCCCTGGCGGTGCTGGGGCTGGGCGTGGCCGGACCGGTGGCGGCCCAAACCCGCCTCGTCGCCCCGCAGGAGCAGCGGGTATTGTTGGGGGAAACGGTAGCACCAGCGGCCACTTCACCCAACCGGAGTATTCGGGGCCGGGTGACGGATGCGGCTACGGGTGCAGGACTGCCAGGGGTGACGGTGCTTTTGACGAACACTACTATAGGGGTTTCTACCAATTCGGACGGAACGTTCGAGTTACCAGGCTTATCTGCGGCCGCCAGCCAGCTCACCGTTGCTTCAATTGGTTATTTTACCCAACAAGTCGTGTTGGCAGATTTCAAAGGCCAAGACATCTATATAAAGCTTGCTGTTGATGAGAAAGCCATGAATGAGCGAATTGTGGTAGGAGGCTGTTCCGTATCACCTTGGTATTCCCCCCGCAGCCTGTGGCAGCGGCTGACACAACCATTTCGGCGTCATTAA
- a CDS encoding amino acid permease, with protein sequence MSTPLPPSRLSGLFRRKSLDDILHNPPADAEGHGGPAGGLERHLTVRDLTALGIAAVIGAGIFSTIGNASHDGGPAVSLLFVFTAIACAFSALCYAQFAATIPVSGSAYTYAYASFGELTAWIIGWALIMEYAVGNIVVAISWSDYFTGLLSGVGVNVPIWLTMGMQSAHKYYNEVLALMQAGKPLSEASAAQLEGYKAWSAAPEIGGGLRLVLDLPAGLITLAITALVYVGIKESKNASNLLVALKLVVVAVVILVGAFYVQPENWSPFAPNGIGGVLKGVSAVFFAYIGFDAISTTAEECKNPQRDLPRAMIYALIICTILYVIITLILTGMVNYKELAVGDPLAYVFNKVGVKWLGGVVAVSAVLAMASVLLVFQIGQPRIWMTMSRDGLLPPVFSRVHPKFHTPSFSTIVTGFFVGVPAMLLNMDLVIDLTSIGTLFAFALVCGGILIIDPHGQSNARFKVPYINGQFLVPLVLLVGAGLLFMYNQAGIREFTQAFSSYEEGRHYIPMLVFFGFCLGLAWLSFRKKLSLLPTLGLLTNLYLMTQLGINNWLLFFGWLVIGLALYFNYGFKHSKLGLKKAAAVS encoded by the coding sequence TTGTCAACCCCCCTGCCTCCCTCGCGCCTCAGCGGCCTGTTTCGCCGCAAAAGCCTCGACGACATTCTGCACAACCCGCCCGCCGACGCGGAAGGCCACGGCGGCCCTGCCGGCGGCCTGGAGCGCCACCTCACCGTTCGGGACCTGACTGCCCTCGGTATTGCGGCCGTTATCGGGGCCGGTATCTTCAGTACCATCGGCAACGCCTCGCATGATGGCGGCCCGGCTGTGTCGTTGCTGTTCGTGTTTACGGCCATTGCCTGCGCCTTCTCGGCGTTGTGCTATGCGCAGTTTGCGGCCACCATTCCTGTGTCGGGCTCGGCATATACTTACGCTTACGCTTCCTTCGGAGAGCTTACGGCCTGGATTATCGGGTGGGCGCTGATTATGGAGTACGCGGTGGGCAACATCGTGGTGGCCATTTCGTGGTCGGATTACTTTACCGGGCTGCTGAGCGGCGTGGGCGTCAACGTGCCTATCTGGCTCACGATGGGCATGCAGAGCGCCCACAAATACTACAACGAAGTGCTGGCGTTGATGCAGGCCGGCAAGCCGCTGAGCGAAGCTTCAGCGGCCCAACTGGAAGGCTACAAAGCCTGGAGCGCGGCTCCCGAAATCGGGGGCGGGCTGCGGCTGGTGCTGGATCTGCCGGCCGGGCTTATTACCCTGGCTATTACGGCGTTGGTGTACGTGGGTATCAAGGAAAGTAAGAACGCTAGCAACCTGTTGGTGGCCCTGAAGCTGGTGGTAGTGGCCGTGGTGATTCTGGTAGGCGCGTTCTACGTGCAGCCCGAAAACTGGAGCCCGTTTGCCCCCAATGGCATCGGCGGCGTGCTGAAAGGCGTGTCGGCGGTGTTCTTCGCCTACATCGGCTTCGATGCCATTTCGACGACGGCGGAGGAGTGCAAAAACCCCCAGCGCGACCTGCCCCGGGCCATGATTTACGCCCTCATCATCTGCACCATTCTCTACGTGATTATCACCCTGATTCTCACCGGTATGGTGAACTACAAGGAGCTGGCTGTGGGCGACCCGCTGGCGTATGTGTTCAACAAAGTAGGCGTGAAGTGGCTGGGCGGCGTGGTGGCCGTGTCAGCGGTGCTGGCTATGGCCTCGGTGCTGCTGGTGTTCCAGATCGGGCAGCCCCGCATCTGGATGACCATGAGCCGCGACGGGCTGCTGCCGCCGGTATTCTCCCGGGTGCACCCCAAGTTCCACACGCCTTCGTTCAGCACCATCGTGACGGGCTTCTTTGTAGGCGTGCCGGCCATGCTGCTGAACATGGACCTAGTGATTGACCTGACGAGCATTGGGACACTGTTTGCCTTTGCCCTGGTGTGCGGCGGCATCCTCATCATCGACCCCCACGGCCAGAGCAACGCCCGCTTCAAGGTGCCCTACATCAACGGCCAATTTCTGGTGCCGCTGGTGCTGCTGGTCGGGGCCGGGCTGCTGTTTATGTACAACCAGGCCGGTATCCGCGAGTTTACGCAGGCTTTCAGCAGCTACGAGGAAGGCCGCCACTACATCCCGATGCTGGTGTTCTTCGGGTTCTGCCTGGGCCTGGCCTGGCTCTCGTTCCGCAAAAAGCTGAGCCTGCTGCCCACGCTGGGCCTGCTTACCAACCTCTACCTGATGACCCAGCTCGGCATCAACAACTGGCTGCTGTTCTTTGGCTGGCTGGTGATTGGGTTGGCCCTGTACTTCAATTACGGCTTCAAACACTCGAAGCTAGGTCTGAAGAAGGCTGCGGCAGTGTCGTAA
- a CDS encoding ATP-binding protein, whose protein sequence is MLPIPIYDQKSRIKLVIVAVALLIGAATVIYTNVLVQRLSEREQEQIDLYAKTQRYIINTEETSNLSFLMDEIIGANTTIPVIVTDGEGNIVDARNVSVPKGVSEQTSIRLLRKEIELMKEQHPPIIIEIGAGLRNFLYYKESDLLTQLRYYPLVQLAIIGCLGVIAYFAFSYSRRAEQNRVWVGLAKETAHQLGTPLSSLVGWQAYLRESERFRDEPIVEELGKDIRRLEIITERFSNIGSVPVLNDENILRVTQNAISYLQSRVSRKVSFEVKTDLPTDTPAQVNIPLFDWVIENICKNAVDAMDGRGSITIHLRRPIRNKSQIAIDITDTGKGIPKSKMERVFLPGYTTKKRGWGLGLALAKRIIENYHKGRLFVKWSEPGRGTTFRVILNG, encoded by the coding sequence GTGCTACCCATTCCTATTTACGACCAGAAATCCCGCATCAAACTCGTTATTGTGGCCGTAGCCCTGCTAATTGGGGCGGCCACGGTCATCTATACCAACGTGCTGGTGCAGCGCCTCTCGGAGCGGGAGCAGGAGCAGATTGACCTCTACGCCAAAACCCAGCGCTACATCATCAACACTGAGGAAACCTCGAACCTGTCGTTTCTGATGGACGAGATTATCGGGGCCAACACCACCATACCGGTAATTGTGACGGACGGGGAGGGCAACATTGTGGATGCCCGTAACGTGAGCGTGCCCAAGGGCGTGTCGGAGCAAACCTCTATCCGGCTGCTGCGAAAGGAAATTGAACTGATGAAGGAGCAGCACCCGCCTATTATCATTGAAATAGGGGCGGGGCTGCGTAACTTCCTGTACTATAAGGAGTCGGATCTGCTGACGCAGCTGCGGTACTACCCGCTGGTGCAGCTGGCTATTATCGGGTGCCTGGGCGTTATTGCGTACTTCGCGTTCAGCTACTCCCGCCGCGCCGAACAGAACCGGGTGTGGGTAGGGCTAGCCAAGGAAACCGCCCACCAATTGGGCACGCCCCTGAGCAGCCTAGTGGGCTGGCAGGCGTATTTGCGTGAGAGTGAGCGGTTCCGGGATGAGCCGATTGTGGAGGAACTGGGCAAGGACATCCGGCGGCTGGAGATTATTACCGAGCGGTTCAGCAACATCGGCTCGGTGCCGGTGCTCAACGACGAGAACATCCTACGCGTGACCCAGAACGCCATCAGTTACCTGCAGAGCCGGGTGTCGCGGAAGGTGAGCTTCGAGGTAAAAACCGACCTGCCCACCGACACGCCCGCCCAGGTAAACATCCCGTTGTTCGACTGGGTCATCGAAAATATCTGCAAAAACGCTGTGGATGCCATGGACGGCCGGGGCAGCATCACCATTCACCTGCGCCGCCCCATCCGCAACAAGTCCCAGATTGCCATTGATATTACCGATACCGGCAAGGGCATCCCGAAAAGCAAGATGGAACGGGTGTTTCTGCCCGGCTACACCACTAAAAAGCGGGGCTGGGGCCTTGGTCTGGCCTTGGCCAAGCGCATCATCGAGAACTATCATAAGGGTCGCCTCTTCGTGAAATGGAGCGAGCCGGGCCGTGGTACCACCTTCCGGGTGATTCTGAACGGGTAA
- a CDS encoding mechanosensitive ion channel family protein — MTLQEILHYRFLGNNVAAYLWCVGILLFGYAFKTLLSKLLSKLVFRFIRKRTEGVSEAQFQALLIQPLSIVIFLITAYFAFQVLDFPVRTSELAHNEPWAKRLLFRVFQLAVFGGMGWIGLRIIDFVVLVFQRRAEHSTSRLNNQLIPFAKDLLKVLVLTLTFLVMLSRVFGVNVTALIGGLGIGGLAVAFAAKESLENLIASFTIFLDRPFAVGDLVEVGPVTGTVEKVGFRSTRLRTAEKSYVTVPNKSMIDKPLDNLSLRTARRVSFTLALSHTTTSQQLHRIVEDGKRALEENPLVTKEVQMQFAALTPAAKEITVQYFVETTNYDEYLRVKEELNYRLVEVVEHAGGSFASTGTTVVQVNGLSA, encoded by the coding sequence ATGACTCTTCAGGAAATACTGCATTACCGCTTTCTGGGCAACAATGTGGCGGCGTACCTGTGGTGCGTGGGCATTCTGCTGTTCGGCTACGCGTTCAAAACGCTGCTCTCGAAGCTGCTCTCGAAACTGGTGTTCCGCTTTATCCGCAAGCGGACCGAGGGCGTGAGCGAAGCCCAGTTTCAGGCTTTGCTGATTCAGCCATTGTCCATCGTTATCTTCCTGATAACGGCCTACTTCGCGTTCCAGGTACTCGATTTTCCGGTGCGCACCTCTGAGCTGGCCCACAACGAGCCCTGGGCGAAGCGGCTGCTGTTCCGGGTGTTTCAGCTGGCCGTGTTCGGGGGTATGGGCTGGATCGGGCTGCGCATTATTGATTTTGTGGTGCTAGTGTTTCAGCGCCGGGCCGAGCACTCCACTTCCCGCCTCAATAACCAGCTGATTCCCTTCGCCAAAGACTTGCTGAAGGTATTGGTGCTCACGCTCACCTTTCTGGTGATGCTGAGCCGGGTATTCGGGGTGAACGTGACGGCCCTGATTGGGGGCCTGGGCATCGGGGGTCTAGCCGTGGCCTTCGCGGCCAAGGAAAGCCTGGAAAACCTGATTGCCTCGTTCACCATCTTCCTCGACCGGCCCTTTGCCGTGGGCGATTTGGTGGAAGTCGGCCCCGTAACGGGCACCGTGGAGAAGGTAGGCTTCCGGAGCACCCGCCTGCGCACCGCCGAGAAAAGCTACGTGACCGTGCCCAACAAGAGCATGATTGACAAGCCGTTAGACAACCTCTCGTTGCGCACAGCGCGGCGCGTGAGCTTCACCCTGGCCCTCAGCCACACCACCACCAGCCAGCAGCTGCACCGCATTGTGGAAGATGGCAAGCGGGCCCTCGAAGAAAACCCGCTGGTAACCAAAGAAGTGCAGATGCAATTTGCCGCCCTCACCCCTGCTGCTAAGGAAATAACGGTACAATACTTCGTGGAAACCACTAACTACGATGAGTACCTGCGGGTGAAGGAAGAGCTGAACTACCGGCTGGTAGAAGTGGTGGAACACGCTGGCGGCTCTTTCGCCAGCACCGGCACCACTGTTGTACAGGTGAACGGGTTGTCGGCGTAA
- a CDS encoding TerB family tellurite resistance protein → MATSQLLQNYSDQEKAAYLSVIASLASADREASAAEVEFLQQLAHEAGLSGGATQQVLGSAKDATNESIKASLDVLRGSELRFSLVTDLISFARADGSYANDEEAMINKIAAYLGITPQQTQTLNQVVDQAAHVPHDASDPAKQSFFGGITDKLESAGIPKGALMAGLLGVVAPMVISKVMGGRNQSPGIGGGMMSSGMGGLLGGASQSGMGGLLGGLLGGGLLSGVLGGGGQQTAGYPQQGSHVGSGGLGSLMSILGGLGGQPNSQPRSSGGGGLGGLMNGGMGGLLGGLLGGR, encoded by the coding sequence ATGGCCACTTCGCAACTACTCCAGAATTATTCCGATCAGGAAAAAGCCGCATATCTCAGTGTCATTGCCAGCCTGGCCTCCGCCGACCGTGAAGCTTCGGCCGCTGAAGTAGAATTTTTGCAGCAACTGGCCCACGAAGCCGGCCTCAGCGGCGGTGCTACCCAACAGGTGCTGGGTTCAGCCAAGGATGCTACCAACGAAAGCATTAAAGCTAGCCTGGACGTGCTGCGGGGCAGTGAGTTGCGCTTCTCCCTGGTAACTGACCTCATCAGCTTCGCCCGCGCCGATGGCTCGTATGCCAACGATGAGGAAGCCATGATTAACAAAATAGCGGCCTACCTGGGCATTACGCCCCAGCAGACGCAAACCCTCAATCAGGTAGTAGACCAAGCGGCCCACGTACCGCACGATGCCTCCGACCCCGCCAAGCAAAGCTTCTTCGGCGGCATTACTGACAAGCTGGAAAGTGCCGGCATCCCCAAAGGTGCCCTGATGGCCGGCCTGCTGGGTGTAGTGGCCCCGATGGTCATTTCGAAGGTGATGGGCGGCCGTAATCAGAGCCCCGGTATAGGCGGCGGTATGATGAGCAGCGGCATGGGCGGCCTACTCGGCGGCGCTTCACAAAGCGGCATGGGTGGCCTGCTGGGCGGCTTGCTCGGCGGCGGCCTGCTGAGTGGGGTACTTGGGGGTGGCGGTCAGCAAACGGCCGGCTACCCGCAGCAAGGCAGCCACGTAGGCAGCGGCGGCCTCGGCTCATTGATGTCGATTCTGGGCGGCTTGGGCGGGCAGCCCAACTCGCAGCCCCGCAGCAGCGGCGGTGGCGGCCTCGGCGGCCTAATGAACGGCGGCATGGGCGGTTTGCTCGGTGGGCTGCTGGGCGGCCGGTAG
- a CDS encoding peptidase associated/transthyretin-like domain-containing protein encodes MASRISLPQPCPASWADMTPASGGRHCAACNKVVVDFTSLTEAETVAALRQPDRVCGRFRQEQINPLASWAPWLAAAVLTLSSCETSSSAGSTLSPELPAKETLVHQDSILVRGKVVDKGSGQPLAQAIIISEQDTSFHTRTDAEGTFALLLPRSLRGTQLVAAQPEPAHLTPDDPEPGLYIPRYFSADESRPIVIRLRNPGPMIGMPVLEPQENYSPAVMSRVMHLAPPPKISH; translated from the coding sequence ATGGCTTCCCGTATTTCGCTCCCCCAGCCCTGCCCGGCCTCCTGGGCCGATATGACGCCCGCTTCCGGCGGCCGCCACTGCGCCGCCTGCAACAAGGTGGTAGTCGATTTCACTTCCCTGACCGAAGCCGAAACTGTGGCCGCGCTGCGGCAGCCGGACCGGGTGTGCGGCCGGTTTCGGCAAGAGCAGATCAATCCGCTTGCCAGTTGGGCACCGTGGCTGGCGGCGGCCGTTCTCACTCTGTCGTCCTGCGAAACGAGCTCGTCAGCCGGTTCAACCCTGAGCCCGGAACTGCCAGCTAAAGAGACGCTCGTACACCAGGATTCTATTCTGGTACGTGGCAAGGTGGTGGATAAGGGAAGTGGCCAGCCGCTGGCCCAGGCCATTATTATCAGCGAGCAGGATACCTCCTTCCATACCCGTACCGATGCGGAGGGCACCTTTGCCCTGCTACTTCCCAGGTCATTGCGCGGCACTCAACTGGTAGCCGCTCAGCCTGAGCCGGCTCATCTGACTCCCGATGACCCGGAGCCCGGCTTGTATATCCCCCGCTATTTCTCCGCGGATGAAAGCAGACCTATTGTAATCCGGCTGCGCAACCCGGGGCCCATGATTGGCATGCCTGTCCTGGAACCTCAGGAAAATTACTCGCCGGCCGTCATGTCGCGGGTAATGCACCTGGCGCCGCCCCCAAAAATTTCCCACTAG
- a CDS encoding Glu/Leu/Phe/Val dehydrogenase dimerization domain-containing protein: MKDLLAKFENKRPEIVFEWKDSETEAEGWVVINSLRGGAAGGGTRMRKGLDKREVESLAKTMEVKFTVSGPAIGGAKSGINFDPQDPRKRGVLERWYKAVIPLLKAYYGTGGDLNVDEIHDVIPITEDYGLWHPQEGIVNGHYRATEPQKIQKLGQLRQGVVKVLEDATFTPDLSRKYTVADLITGYGVAEAVRHYYELWGGRSVAGKRAIIQGWGNVGAAAAYYLASQGARITGIIDRAGGLIKEEGFSLEEIRALFLNRNGNALAADNLLSFEDVNQRIWSSGAEIFIPAAASRLVTRQQVEQLVAGGLEVISCGANVPFQDPEIFFGPTGEFADAHTSVIPDFIANCGMARVFAYLMESNAEITDQAIFQDTSRIIRAALARTRHQGDATTGIAQKSFEMALRQLV, translated from the coding sequence ATGAAAGACCTGCTGGCCAAGTTCGAGAACAAGCGTCCTGAAATCGTTTTTGAATGGAAAGACTCCGAAACCGAAGCCGAAGGCTGGGTGGTGATTAATTCCCTGCGCGGTGGCGCGGCCGGCGGCGGCACCCGCATGCGCAAGGGCCTGGACAAGAGGGAGGTAGAAAGCCTGGCCAAAACCATGGAGGTGAAGTTCACCGTGTCGGGGCCGGCCATTGGCGGGGCTAAGTCAGGCATCAACTTCGACCCCCAGGACCCGCGCAAGCGTGGCGTGCTGGAGCGCTGGTACAAGGCCGTCATTCCGCTGCTGAAAGCCTACTACGGCACCGGCGGCGACCTGAACGTGGACGAGATTCACGACGTGATTCCGATTACCGAAGACTACGGCCTCTGGCACCCGCAGGAAGGCATCGTGAACGGCCACTACCGCGCCACCGAGCCCCAGAAGATTCAGAAGCTGGGCCAGCTACGCCAGGGCGTGGTGAAAGTGCTGGAAGACGCCACCTTCACCCCCGACCTGAGCCGCAAATACACCGTGGCCGACCTGATTACCGGCTACGGCGTGGCCGAGGCTGTGCGCCACTACTACGAGTTGTGGGGCGGCCGCAGCGTGGCTGGTAAGCGGGCCATCATCCAGGGCTGGGGCAACGTGGGCGCGGCGGCGGCCTACTACCTGGCCAGCCAAGGCGCGCGCATCACCGGCATCATCGACCGGGCCGGCGGCCTAATTAAGGAGGAAGGCTTCTCGCTGGAGGAAATCCGAGCGCTGTTCCTGAACCGCAACGGCAACGCCCTGGCGGCCGATAACCTGCTCTCCTTTGAAGACGTGAACCAGCGCATCTGGAGCAGCGGGGCCGAGATATTTATTCCGGCGGCGGCTTCGCGGCTGGTTACGCGCCAGCAGGTGGAGCAGCTGGTGGCCGGCGGGCTGGAGGTGATTAGCTGCGGGGCCAACGTGCCGTTCCAGGACCCGGAAATCTTTTTCGGGCCTACCGGCGAGTTTGCCGACGCCCACACCAGCGTCATCCCCGATTTCATTGCCAACTGCGGCATGGCCCGGGTATTCGCCTACCTGATGGAATCCAACGCCGAAATTACCGACCAAGCTATCTTCCAGGATACATCCCGCATCATCCGGGCGGCTCTGGCCCGCACCCGCCACCAGGGCGACGCCACCACCGGCATTGCCCAGAAGTCGTTCGAAATGGCGCTTCGGCAGCTGGTATAG
- the hemA gene encoding glutamyl-tRNA reductase: MLHSFKALSLSFKKAPLAIRELIALDEAACRRFLYTLHHELALQDLLVLSTCNRTEVYYSAERDQSPTIIEALGQLKGLPEVTEYFPYFDVLDQQTDAVRHLFEVAMGLDAQVVGDLQISNQVKQAYQWSADADAAGPFLHRLLHTVFFTNKRVQQETSFRDGAASTSYAALELVEELTADIANPRVLVVGLGEIGADVCRHFGDSKVFTDVTICNRTRSKADELAQECGLQVIDFENLVQGLKEADVIISSIARDEPFFTRELVAHLDVLSYKFFIDLSVPRSIAADVEQVPGVLVYNIDAIQSKASAALERRLAAVPQVRAIIEESMAGLQDWSKEMMVSPTIQKLKNALEQIRLEEMDRYQKKMSPEEAKRVDDITRSLMQKILKQPVIQLKAACKRGEADQLIDVLTDLFDLERHPDVA; encoded by the coding sequence ATGCTCCATTCATTCAAGGCCCTTAGTCTTTCCTTCAAAAAAGCACCTCTCGCCATTCGGGAGCTGATTGCGTTGGATGAGGCTGCCTGTCGGCGTTTCTTATATACCCTGCACCATGAGCTGGCCCTCCAAGACCTGCTCGTGCTGAGCACCTGCAACCGGACGGAAGTGTATTATTCCGCCGAGCGTGACCAGAGCCCGACCATTATTGAGGCGCTGGGCCAGCTGAAAGGCCTGCCGGAGGTAACTGAATACTTCCCTTACTTCGATGTGCTGGATCAGCAGACTGACGCTGTACGCCATCTTTTCGAGGTAGCAATGGGCCTCGATGCGCAGGTGGTAGGCGATTTGCAGATCAGCAATCAGGTAAAGCAGGCATACCAGTGGTCAGCCGATGCAGACGCAGCCGGGCCGTTTCTGCACCGCCTGCTGCACACCGTATTCTTTACCAATAAGCGCGTACAGCAGGAAACTTCGTTCCGCGACGGCGCGGCTTCTACCTCTTATGCTGCCTTGGAGCTGGTGGAAGAGCTGACGGCCGACATTGCCAACCCCCGCGTGCTGGTAGTAGGCCTGGGCGAAATCGGGGCCGATGTATGCCGCCACTTCGGCGACAGTAAGGTGTTCACCGACGTCACCATCTGCAACCGCACCCGCTCCAAGGCCGACGAGCTGGCCCAGGAGTGTGGCTTACAGGTAATCGACTTCGAAAACCTGGTACAGGGCCTCAAAGAGGCCGATGTCATTATCAGTAGCATTGCCCGCGACGAGCCTTTTTTCACCCGTGAGCTGGTGGCGCACCTTGACGTGCTGAGCTACAAGTTCTTTATCGACCTCTCCGTGCCGCGCAGTATTGCCGCCGATGTGGAGCAGGTGCCCGGGGTGCTGGTCTATAATATTGATGCCATCCAAAGTAAGGCTTCGGCCGCGTTGGAGCGCCGTTTGGCTGCCGTGCCGCAGGTACGCGCCATTATTGAGGAGAGCATGGCGGGGCTGCAGGACTGGAGCAAGGAAATGATGGTGTCGCCTACCATCCAAAAGCTCAAGAATGCCCTGGAGCAGATTCGGCTGGAGGAGATGGACCGCTACCAGAAAAAAATGAGCCCCGAGGAAGCGAAGCGCGTGGACGATATTACCCGCTCGCTGATGCAGAAAATTCTCAAGCAGCCCGTCATTCAACTGAAAGCCGCCTGCAAGCGCGGCGAGGCTGATCAGCTTATCGATGTACTCACCGACCTTTTTGACTTGGAACGCCACCCTGACGTAGCGTAA
- a CDS encoding lipocalin-like domain-containing protein — protein MKNLLLAIFLLFMASGCALKPTNKFDVFTERAQLPQEEAVHKQNSLEWWYFTGHLRDRKTGEQFGVEYVFFHFNLNGKRDWQMVNFALTDPQAKQFRYDYKVQRLPQLLEPKLPLSLHAEKKDQTWTLDGQEGRYHLQGRMAAHQGHALDLRTTPAKPVLLHSGTGYENYGDVAKAGYYSYPRLTATGTLEVNGQVHEVEGELWYDRQWNCNSVTNKGIGWDWFSLQLDETDPAATAQAGPQPGAAPATTRHDIMTYLLFDRNSSRTVSGGTYSGPSQNEDLKADDFQLEVLDYWTSPHSRLRYPSKWRLRIPSQEYDLTITPLVADQELTLKLFAGIKMHYWEGMCQVEGTHHGRPVQGNSYVELTNRGKEK, from the coding sequence ATGAAGAATTTACTGCTGGCTATTTTCCTGCTATTCATGGCCTCGGGCTGCGCCCTGAAGCCGACCAACAAATTCGACGTGTTCACGGAGCGGGCCCAGCTGCCCCAGGAGGAGGCCGTGCACAAACAAAACTCCCTGGAGTGGTGGTACTTCACCGGCCACCTGCGCGACCGGAAAACCGGCGAGCAGTTTGGAGTGGAGTACGTGTTTTTCCACTTTAACCTGAACGGCAAGCGCGACTGGCAGATGGTGAACTTCGCCCTCACCGACCCACAGGCCAAACAGTTCCGCTACGACTACAAGGTGCAGCGCCTCCCGCAGCTCCTGGAACCTAAGCTGCCGCTGAGCCTGCACGCCGAGAAAAAAGACCAGACTTGGACCCTCGACGGGCAGGAAGGCCGCTACCATTTGCAGGGCCGCATGGCCGCCCACCAGGGCCATGCCCTCGATCTGCGCACTACCCCCGCCAAACCCGTGCTGCTGCACAGCGGCACCGGCTATGAAAACTACGGCGACGTGGCCAAAGCCGGCTACTATAGCTACCCCCGCCTCACGGCCACCGGCACGCTGGAAGTAAACGGCCAGGTGCACGAGGTGGAGGGCGAGCTGTGGTACGACCGGCAATGGAACTGCAACAGCGTGACCAACAAAGGCATCGGCTGGGACTGGTTTTCGTTGCAGCTCGATGAAACCGACCCGGCCGCTACCGCCCAGGCCGGCCCCCAGCCCGGCGCGGCCCCGGCCACCACGCGCCACGATATCATGACCTACCTGCTGTTTGACCGCAACTCCAGCCGCACCGTGAGCGGCGGCACTTACAGCGGCCCCAGCCAGAATGAGGATCTGAAAGCGGACGACTTCCAGCTCGAGGTCCTCGACTATTGGACCAGCCCCCACTCCCGGCTGCGCTACCCAAGCAAATGGCGTCTGCGCATCCCCAGCCAGGAGTACGACCTCACCATCACCCCGCTGGTAGCCGACCAGGAACTCACGCTCAAGCTCTTCGCCGGCATCAAGATGCACTACTGGGAAGGTATGTGCCAGGTAGAAGGCACCCACCACGGCCGCCCCGTCCAGGGCAACAGCTACGTAGAGCTGACCAACCGGGGAAAAGAGAAGTAA
- a CDS encoding ArsR/SmtB family transcription factor: protein MKPLLSRVESKKVDKAAAMLKVLAHPKRLAIVDLLGKEEKMTVTEIYRSLDLPQAIASQHLITLKDRGILSSFKVGTKIYYSLSIPKLLDVIDSLEDCCDTM, encoded by the coding sequence ATGAAACCATTGCTGTCACGAGTAGAATCCAAAAAAGTAGACAAGGCCGCCGCCATGCTTAAAGTGCTGGCCCACCCCAAACGCCTCGCCATTGTTGACCTGCTGGGCAAAGAGGAGAAGATGACCGTCACGGAAATCTACCGTTCTCTTGATCTGCCCCAGGCCATTGCCTCCCAGCACCTCATCACCCTCAAAGACCGGGGCATTCTGTCCTCCTTCAAGGTGGGTACCAAAATCTACTACTCCCTCTCCATTCCCAAGCTGCTTGATGTAATCGACTCGCTGGAGGACTGCTGCGACACGATGTAA